A single genomic interval of Helianthus annuus cultivar XRQ/B chromosome 13, HanXRQr2.0-SUNRISE, whole genome shotgun sequence harbors:
- the LOC110900856 gene encoding leucine-rich repeat extensin-like protein 3, with product MYFFPFHSLSHPTSQTPPITTTICYHHHLPSSPPAINLRRPPPPSYVATAIDYHRCPPPSLPHAIADPDHYRHPPPTTTTILRYHHPLPSTTSTHRHRRHHHRPPSSPPPPPTTATSTTTATLRRPPPPTSVATTHYRRPPPLTVVDTTTTRRHYPPRRPPPTLIIATATVNNRHPPTTATHRRYHRPPPPIAATATCRHRSPPPPIVDLVHSSFLTYQTTQGNDLFLSCMVTKQDYGM from the coding sequence ATGTATTTTTTCccattccattccctctctcACCCTACGTCACAAACACcgcccatcaccaccaccatctgcTACCACCACCATTTGCCATCGTCACCACCCGCCATCAAcctccgccgaccaccaccaccgtcctaCGTCGCCACCGCCATCGACTACCATCGCTGCCCCCCGCCATCGCTACCCCACGCCATCGCAGACCCCGACCACTACCGCCACcctccgccgaccaccaccaccatccttcGCTACCACCACCCACTACCGTCGACCACCAGCACCCACCGTCATCGCCGCCACCACCATCGACCACCATCTTCACCCCCGCCACCGCCGACCACCGCCACCTCGACCACTACCGCCACcctccgccgaccaccaccaccaacttCTGTGGCCACCACCCACTACCGtcgaccaccaccactcaccgtcGTCGACACGACCACCACCCGTCGCCACTACCCGCCCCGCAGACCACCGCCAACCCTGATCATCGCCACCGCTACCGTTAACAACCGTCACccaccgaccaccgccacccaccgccgctaccaccgaccaccgccacccaTCGCTGCCACTGCCACTTGCCGCCACcgatcaccaccaccacccatcgtcgATTTAGTTCATTCCTCTTTTCTTACCTACCAAACAACACAAGGTAATGATTTATTCCTTTCCtgcatggtaaccaaacaagactatGGAATGTAA